The region cagagagagagagagagaagggggtTAGAACTCAGAACAGGGTATTAAGAAAATTTTCTCTTGCACTCAGAATCTTCACTATTTAACTTTAGTAAGGAACTAAAATCAGTCATTCAGCAGTCAAGAAAAGCCAATCTGAGAATGTTAAATCTGACGTATATACGTTAACAGCTATAGACTTCATGTTTAGAAAGATAAAGAAATCCaaggtgttttttttttgtgtacaaATGAGTGCTTGTATCATAAATGGAAGGACTTCAGAGCAAGCAAGAACAAAAGAAAACCAAATTGATGTGCACAATTAGTTTGTTAAATAAGTTGATATTTGACTCCTCAAAATTTGAGATAAAGCAGGATTATTTTCATTGATGCTACAcatgaaaattaatttcaatagCAAGTTGACTTAGTTTATCATGCATATTTATTTTGGAGAACTTTAAGTAACTAACTAAGATGTTTCTATATTAACAAACCTGTTCAGATGTTCCTTTGGAATTGATGGTAAGACCTCATTTGCCCTTTCCAAGTCACCACGCATTACAAGAGTCTTGTATTCAATCAAGCTGAGTAGCAATGTGTATCCAATAACACTGCAAGATACATATAAAGGTCATCTTTGGAGTAACTAAAATTAAACAAGAAGAGCCCCTTCCCCTCACATCAAGAAGAAAGAAGTGACAAAATAATTTCTTTACTGGGTAAAGATTGTACAAACTATTCAATTCTAGTAGTCAAATAAACTACACAGGCTATGTTTCCAAGAGAAATCATGAATAACTCACTTAAATTCTTTGTCAAGGAGATAAACACGACTTTGATTAGCAAGATACCCAAGCAGGTACATTGGTCGGTCTAAATGAAACATTGTTGTCACCTAAAACATCACATAACACAACATTTCTATCATACATTCTGGAAATAacattttacaaaaaataagatttatgataaaagtaCATATGGTTATGTAAGTCCTACCTCACCACCCACGCAGTAATTGAGTCTCCAGGAAGagttattgtaaataaaacaATCCCCAACCCAAAGTCCAGTTCGTAATCTTTCATTAATTTCGTAAAGAAGCTCAAAAGCATCTTCCACACCTTGTTCATCTACTGATCTTCCACTATCTAGATGAGCCGAAACAACATCACGCTGCAACATATAAAGGCCGATTCAATTACAAACACTCCATCAAATGGAACCCTGGTGTACATTCATGAGATATATTATGAATACACGCCTTACATTGTATTTAAGTATGTAGAATGATGTATCACTGGCTATGGTCACCAAATCACCGCTGTCAGCCCAGTAGAGATTCTGGAATATATCACCAAGAAACAGATTAAAAAACATAACCTATATGGCTGACACAGTAAGATTCGTAACAAATATCTTAATCTGCAATTTTCTTACTTTAACAGTGACATCAATTCTCCGTATCAACCTGCAATCAGCCCAATCAtagaaacaaataaaatcatttgAACACATTGCCAATAAATTGCCCCCATATATATGCTCGGCAGAAAAAGTGGGCCGGATGCTTTTCTTCTCCTGAAACAAAACCACTGCATTGTCATTCTAATAGAGTAATAGTCAAATGATGAACTAAAAACTCAATATAGATTGCTGACAAGTTTTATTTATGAACACTACACAAATGTAATCTATTTCATTATCAAGAACAACCATACATAAGTAACTGTACAGCATATCTGTGTAAATGCAATGTAGCAAAACTAGAACCAGAACTAGAATAAACTGAATGCAGAACTTAAGAAAGAGCATTGACAAAGCAAGATAGTAAGACTGTAGTCTAGTTTAAATTAATATCCTACTTGAACAGAAATGATAATACAAAAAGGATTTTAAAAAAGCGACCTGGAAATTTTTGGAGAAAATCTTAATCGTAGATGTGCTTTCTCTAACAGCATATTCTCCTTCAGTTGACCAAACAAATTCCAATGCCGAGCCAAATGATCTGTTTCGCCATGCCAAAGctgtgtatattatgtattcaCCATCTCCACATACAACAACAAACCTACCATTGGGATTGTGCTTTAAGCTCTGTCAGATAAGAACGATGAGAGAGGAAAGTTAATAATATGACAACCTGGAAAGTAAACAGTTGAGCTCGCTTATTTCAGCTTAATGCAACAAAAGTCTAATACTAAAGAATCAAAATATTCTCAGTTTTAATACACTAAATGTCCTCTAAAAATATGCAATGAGAATTATATTCagtattttaattgtgcatgaggtgttatttttttaaaaataaggaaaaaagaaGATGGAAAAAGTGGAGGCAGAAAAGATAACCATCCATATTCTTATACACAATAAGACTTAGGATACTTAAAGCAACATGTTCAAATAAGTAGAAAAATACCTGTGGATACAGATCACAATTTCCCAGTTCCTTTACTGCCATGGGTAGTCTCTCTCCATCAGCAACCTGAGATGAGTTAATCACAGAACAGCATGTGGCTTTTAATTCTGGAGTTAATTTGAAGAAAACTCCATACCTCATTATCTGCCCCAACAGCCTTGATGTTGACAGTCAGAATTTCATTATGCTTGGCCCAAATTATTTTCCCCCCATTGTCCATACTAGCAACAGGTACCTCACGACCAAGCTTTACCATGATCGTGCCCTCATCATAACCGATTACGACCCTGAGCATTGAGTGATTCAGATGTGCTATCCAAATAAAAGAGGCGCACACATGCAAACAATTTAGTTCTTTGGAGGATTCTCTATAGTTCAAAACCAAGTAAGCTAACTTAGTCAGATTCCTCGGGTAAAACTAATGCACTTCATGTCATAAGCTTCTTCAGCAATAAGGTTCAAAAATAAAGTATACAGTTACTAATATTACTTTCCTAGAAACAACTTTTAAATTTAAAGTCAATATAGTGAAACAATATGAAAGTTAGGACTTTCAGAAATAAAACCATCATAGATAGGTGATGGGAGCTACCTTCTCGAACCTTTAATGTGGCCAACTGCCCAAACTCTTTCAAGGCCATAATTCAATGTGTTTTCAAGTCTGCAAATTGATAAAAAGGTGAGACATCTCATCCACAGAACATGGAAAGAGAAAAATGGGACACTGCACCCACAATGGTTACTGAATATATACAACAAAGAGGGATGTGTAACATATTCTAAAGGAACAATTGAACAAATACGGCAAGTGTAAGTATATACTATATACTACTAACACACTTTGGCATATAGGTTACCTGTAAGTGGTTGCATGCCAAATGCGGACAGTACCATCCTCAGAACCAGTTATGATAATTGGAAGTTCAGGATGGAAGCAAACTGCAGACACATTGTGTGTGTGGCCTTCTAATGTCTGCACACAGCTCTTTGTCTGGTAATCCCACACCTATTTGCAAGTTTTacagaaattttaaattattgtatctGAGCGTCACTCTCCATAAGGCTAAAGGCAGAACAAGAGACAAACCTTAGCAGTGTGATCATCAGAACCAGTAATGAGATATGGTTTATCACCACCCGTGAAATAATCAACACAATTGACTCCTTTCAGGTGAGCATCCAAGGTAAAGTTTGGATCAGGAGAGCCAAGATTCCAGATCTATGCAAGCAATGTTGCAAGCTTATGCAATGTCAAGTgaacaggaaaaaaaaaatcagtggGTGATTCCATCCATACCTTAATAGTGCGGTCAAGTGAAGCACTGGCAAAAGTATTGGTATCTTTCGGATTAAAAGTCACTTGCATAATATAGTGAGAATGACCCTCAAAAATTTGAGTGCACAGCCATCCCTTCTCCCAGTCCCAAAGCTTTATTAGCATATCATCAGAGGATGACAGCACGTAGGGAAGAGTGGGATGAACAGCCACACACCTGATATAATCTGTATGTGCCTCAAACACTGTTACCTTATCCATTGTATTGTAATTGTACACGCGAATGAACATATCATCAGCACCAGCAACAACCCACTGCTTTCGTGCGATAAATTTTGCCGATCTAACTGCAAGATGATGTGGTAGGAACTAATATAAACATATTTCTCATCATGTTAAATATTCTAGTCTCCAAGgaattcaaaatttgattttaatcatGTACCTGGTAAATCTGTAGCCTCAAAAGATTTAACCATTATCTGTAGCAGTAGAATTTAAGTTTCAGAATATTAGCTTAGACTGTGAATAAGAGATTATTTCAAAGCTAGTTACAGAAGTGTCAAGGAACTTAACATCCCTTTTCAAATAATTCTTCCTGATAATGCACGTCTTTGCTATCATATTATAATGTAAGCATGTTGATGTCGATTAAGTTCACTGTTCTTAGAGAAACTAACCTAAAGTCAAATTTTATATCTTTGGTAAGGCAAGCTGTGGACAAAATCTACCTCGCATGCAAACACATACACCAGGAAAGCATATGCCCGGGAGTTAGGTTTCATATGATACAACAATAAGGAGCAGCATTTTTTaacaatttgaaaattttagacAACAGAAATAGAGTCACCCCATTATTAGCAGATGTCTATAAAACTAATTCTTCGAATGGGTTGGAGATCCCATGCAATCTGACAAGTAGTTTAAACTCTACAACCTTATATTAT is a window of Salvia splendens isolate huo1 chromosome 3, SspV2, whole genome shotgun sequence DNA encoding:
- the LOC121795009 gene encoding coatomer subunit beta'-1-like, coding for MPLRLEIKRKLVQRSERVKSVDLHPTEPWILASLYSGTVCIWNYQTQIMVKSFEATDLPVRSAKFIARKQWVVAGADDMFIRVYNYNTMDKVTVFEAHTDYIRCVAVHPTLPYVLSSSDDMLIKLWDWEKGWLCTQIFEGHSHYIMQVTFNPKDTNTFASASLDRTIKIWNLGSPDPNFTLDAHLKGVNCVDYFTGGDKPYLITGSDDHTAKVWDYQTKSCVQTLEGHTHNVSAVCFHPELPIIITGSEDGTVRIWHATTYRLENTLNYGLERVWAVGHIKGSRRVVIGYDEGTIMVKLGREVPVASMDNGGKIIWAKHNEILTVNIKAVGADNEVADGERLPMAVKELGNCDLYPQSLKHNPNGRFVVVCGDGEYIIYTALAWRNRSFGSALEFVWSTEGEYAVRESTSTIKIFSKNFQEKKSIRPTFSAEHIYGGNLLAMCSNDFICFYDWADCRLIRRIDVTVKNLYWADSGDLVTIASDTSFYILKYNRDVVSAHLDSGRSVDEQGVEDAFELLYEINERLRTGLWVGDCFIYNNSSWRLNYCVGGEVTTMFHLDRPMYLLGYLANQSRVYLLDKEFNVIGYTLLLSLIEYKTLVMRGDLERANEVLPSIPKEHLNSVARFLESRGMIEDALEVATDPDYRFELAIQLGKLAIAKEIATVAQSESKWKQLGELALSTGMLEMAEECLKQANDMSGLLLLYSSLGNAEGISALASLAKEHGKNNVSFLCLFMLGKLEDCLQLLIDSNRIPEAALMARSYLPSKVSEIVSLWRKDLSKINQKAAESLADPEEYPNMFDDWQIAFAVEAKAAETRGKYPPASEYVQNVDRSTVSLVETFRSMQMEDRDLDYENGHEAQEPQHDEQVEGHDDGQEEPVVVDADSTDGAVLVNGDEAEEEWVLTPRH